The following proteins are co-located in the Corynebacterium kalinowskii genome:
- a CDS encoding pyruvate dehydrogenase, which yields MAKTFAEQIVEALEKYGVERIYGLVGDSLNPISDAVRSSSIEWVHVRNEEAAAFAAGAESLMTGKLAVCAASCGPGNTHLIQGLYDSHRNGAKVLALASHIPGPQIGSKFFQETHPEQIFAECSGYCEMVNAPGQGARILHHAVQSTMAGRGVSVLVLPGNISMQEAEDDTFLASTVAVDKPISYPHPAQAAALVEAINDAETVALFCGAGCKDAREQVLALAEKIKAPVGHALGGKMYIQHDNPFDVGMSGLLGYGACHDATNDADLLILLGTDFPYSEFLPKKNVAQVDIDGAAIGRRTTVKYPVVADVAATIDNILPHVNEKKSRKFLDSMLREHHRKLETVVETYTSKNQKHSPIHPELVADHLDELADEDAVFTVDTGMCNVWAARYVNNFSGRRELIGSFRHGTMANALPHAIGAQAADRGRQVISMSGDGGLGMLLGELLTVKLHQLPVKTVVFNNSSLGMVKLEMLVQGYPEFETDHSGVNYAAIAEAMGIASFRVEDLRKLPSVLEKALRHEGPALIDVVTDPNALSIPPNITFEQILGFSKAASRTVYEGGVGRMLDLAAANLRNVPRP from the coding sequence ATGGCAAAGACCTTCGCCGAGCAAATTGTTGAAGCGCTGGAAAAGTACGGTGTGGAGCGGATTTACGGGCTAGTTGGAGACAGCCTGAACCCGATTTCGGATGCCGTCCGTTCTTCATCAATCGAGTGGGTGCACGTCCGAAACGAGGAGGCCGCGGCCTTTGCTGCCGGCGCAGAGTCGCTAATGACGGGCAAGCTCGCTGTTTGTGCGGCCTCCTGTGGGCCGGGCAACACCCACCTGATCCAGGGACTTTACGATTCGCACCGAAACGGTGCCAAGGTCCTCGCCCTGGCCAGCCACATTCCTGGCCCGCAAATTGGCTCGAAGTTCTTTCAGGAAACCCATCCTGAGCAGATCTTCGCCGAGTGCTCTGGCTATTGCGAGATGGTGAACGCGCCCGGACAAGGGGCACGGATTTTGCACCATGCCGTGCAATCGACCATGGCCGGGCGTGGGGTGTCGGTACTGGTGCTGCCGGGAAACATTTCCATGCAGGAAGCGGAAGACGACACGTTTTTGGCGTCTACTGTGGCCGTCGATAAGCCCATCAGCTATCCGCATCCCGCACAGGCCGCAGCTTTGGTGGAAGCAATTAATGATGCGGAGACCGTCGCGCTATTTTGCGGTGCAGGATGCAAGGATGCCCGTGAGCAAGTGCTCGCGTTGGCCGAGAAGATTAAGGCTCCCGTTGGGCACGCGCTGGGCGGCAAAATGTACATCCAGCACGACAACCCGTTTGACGTGGGTATGTCCGGACTGCTGGGCTATGGAGCGTGTCACGATGCCACTAACGACGCGGACTTGTTGATCCTGCTTGGTACTGACTTTCCCTACTCAGAGTTTTTGCCGAAGAAGAATGTGGCGCAGGTGGATATCGACGGCGCGGCCATCGGACGACGTACCACTGTGAAGTACCCAGTAGTGGCCGACGTTGCTGCGACGATCGACAACATTTTGCCGCATGTGAATGAGAAGAAGTCTCGCAAATTCTTGGATTCCATGCTCCGCGAGCACCACCGCAAGCTCGAGACCGTGGTGGAGACCTACACCTCCAAGAATCAAAAGCACTCACCGATTCACCCGGAACTGGTAGCGGACCACCTTGACGAGCTAGCAGACGAGGATGCCGTATTCACCGTGGACACCGGCATGTGCAACGTGTGGGCAGCTCGCTACGTTAACAATTTTTCTGGGCGACGTGAGCTCATCGGTTCCTTCCGGCACGGCACGATGGCCAACGCCCTACCGCATGCGATCGGCGCGCAGGCTGCGGATCGTGGTCGACAGGTGATTTCGATGTCCGGCGATGGAGGCCTGGGAATGCTCCTCGGCGAGTTGCTGACTGTGAAGCTTCACCAACTCCCCGTGAAAACCGTGGTTTTCAATAATTCCTCGCTCGGCATGGTGAAGTTGGAAATGCTTGTGCAGGGCTATCCGGAGTTCGAAACCGACCACTCCGGGGTGAATTATGCGGCGATCGCCGAAGCAATGGGGATCGCGTCCTTCCGCGTAGAGGATCTGCGAAAGCTGCCGTCAGTACTGGAAAAGGCGTTGCGTCACGAGGGGCCAGCGCTTATCGACGTCGTAACTGATCCCAACGCGCTGTCCATTCCGCCGAACATCACCTTCGAGCAGATTCTTGGCTTCTCCAAGGCTGCGAGCCGAACCGTCTACGAAGGTGGTGTAGGTCGAATGCTTGATCTTGCTGCAGCAAACTTGCGAAACGTTCCGAGGCCGTGA
- a CDS encoding diaminopimelate dehydrogenase, with the protein MSNIRAAIIGYGNLGKSAEKVIAAQPDIDLVGVFSRRDTLDTDARVLPVADAEKYVDEIDVLYMCLGSATDIPEQAAGLAKLYNTVDTYDNHNEVPRHRAEMDAAAKESGHVAIISTGWDPGMFSLNRTYASAVVPEFDQHTFWGPGLSQGHSDALRRIEGVAKAVQYTIPAPEALDKARNGEGQDITGKNAHLRQCWIVAEEGASLEDIENTIRTMPDYFVGYEVEVNFISEAEFDAEHTGMPHGGHVVTAGKIGDTNHLIEYTLKLDKNPDFTAGVMVAYGRAAHRLAQSGATGAFTVLEVAPYLIHPLGLDELIARDV; encoded by the coding sequence ATGAGCAACATTCGTGCCGCAATCATTGGTTACGGAAATCTGGGCAAGAGCGCTGAGAAGGTCATCGCAGCTCAGCCTGACATCGACCTCGTGGGCGTGTTTTCTCGCCGCGACACCCTCGACACTGATGCCCGAGTGCTTCCGGTTGCCGACGCAGAAAAGTACGTCGACGAGATCGACGTCCTCTACATGTGCCTCGGCTCTGCCACAGACATCCCTGAGCAGGCAGCTGGCCTGGCGAAGCTGTACAACACCGTCGATACCTACGACAATCACAACGAAGTCCCACGCCACCGCGCTGAAATGGATGCCGCTGCCAAGGAATCTGGCCACGTTGCCATCATCTCCACCGGCTGGGATCCAGGCATGTTCTCCCTCAACCGCACCTACGCTTCTGCGGTAGTGCCTGAGTTCGATCAGCACACCTTCTGGGGACCGGGCTTGTCCCAGGGACACTCCGACGCGCTGCGCCGCATCGAGGGCGTTGCCAAGGCAGTCCAGTACACCATCCCAGCGCCAGAAGCTCTGGACAAGGCTCGCAATGGCGAAGGCCAGGACATCACCGGCAAAAACGCTCACCTGCGTCAATGCTGGATCGTTGCCGAAGAAGGCGCCTCGTTGGAGGATATCGAGAACACCATCCGCACCATGCCGGATTACTTTGTCGGCTACGAGGTCGAGGTCAACTTCATCTCCGAGGCAGAATTTGATGCAGAGCACACCGGCATGCCACACGGTGGACATGTCGTTACCGCAGGCAAGATCGGCGACACCAACCACCTGATCGAGTACACCCTGAAGCTGGATAAGAACCCAGACTTCACCGCAGGTGTCATGGTGGCCTACGGTCGTGCTGCGCACCGCTTGGCTCAGTCCGGAGCCACCGGAGCGTTCACGGTTCTCGAGGTCGCTCCATACCTCATCCACCCACTGGGCTTGGACGAGCTCATCGCGCGCGACGTGTAG
- a CDS encoding MFS transporter: protein MQTASSRRPVLSWASWDWGSAAFNAVLVTFVFSVYLTSSVGKHVDNPTGKFSFAMAVAGVAIAIFAPVQGRLTDVRGTRRRSVRFWTIVTFFLMASLYFVRNDAEWYFWLGTAIMAVASVTFQFAEVPYFAMLRQVSTPATVGRVSGFGWAAGYFGGIFLLLACYVGFIAGEGGVLGLSTAEGFNIRLVALFAAVWFLLFGLPVMFRVPEISPDPTASRVGFFASYRQLFGEIKELWHTDRNSVWFLIAAAIFRDGLAGVFAYGAILAVSVYGISSSDVLLFGVAANVVSALGALVAGFLDDALGPKPVIMFSLICMITDAVILYFVSGPTMFWIFGLILCLFVGPAQSAARTFLSRVSPEGREGQMFGLYATTGRAVSWMAPTAFGLFVSLLGADRAGIIGIGLILAIGCAMLAFVKAPGGARTVLGKPGQLG, encoded by the coding sequence ATGCAAACTGCTTCAAGTAGACGCCCGGTGCTGTCATGGGCATCGTGGGACTGGGGTTCCGCAGCATTCAACGCTGTGCTCGTGACTTTCGTGTTTTCGGTGTACCTGACCAGCTCCGTTGGCAAACACGTTGATAACCCGACGGGTAAGTTCAGCTTCGCGATGGCCGTAGCCGGCGTCGCCATCGCCATCTTCGCCCCCGTTCAAGGACGCCTCACCGACGTCCGCGGGACGCGTCGCCGCAGCGTCCGTTTCTGGACTATCGTCACGTTCTTCCTCATGGCTAGCCTGTACTTCGTTCGCAACGACGCCGAATGGTACTTCTGGCTGGGCACCGCCATCATGGCTGTCGCATCCGTGACCTTCCAATTCGCCGAAGTCCCCTACTTCGCCATGCTCCGCCAAGTTTCCACGCCCGCTACCGTCGGTCGCGTCTCCGGTTTCGGCTGGGCCGCCGGCTACTTCGGAGGCATCTTCCTGCTGCTCGCCTGCTACGTCGGTTTCATCGCGGGCGAAGGCGGTGTGCTGGGCTTATCGACGGCCGAAGGCTTCAACATCCGCCTGGTAGCGCTCTTTGCAGCAGTCTGGTTTCTATTGTTCGGATTACCCGTCATGTTCCGGGTTCCCGAAATCTCTCCCGACCCAACAGCCTCTCGCGTGGGCTTTTTTGCCTCCTATCGGCAGTTGTTCGGGGAGATCAAGGAACTGTGGCACACTGACCGAAACTCCGTATGGTTCCTCATCGCCGCCGCGATCTTCCGCGACGGTCTGGCTGGAGTCTTCGCTTACGGCGCGATCCTGGCTGTGTCGGTCTATGGGATTAGTTCCTCCGACGTGCTTCTATTCGGTGTGGCAGCCAATGTGGTCAGTGCCCTTGGCGCTCTAGTTGCTGGCTTCCTTGACGATGCGCTCGGCCCGAAGCCGGTGATCATGTTCTCCCTGATCTGCATGATCACTGACGCTGTGATCTTGTATTTCGTTTCCGGCCCGACCATGTTCTGGATTTTCGGCCTCATCCTGTGTCTCTTCGTGGGGCCGGCACAATCGGCAGCCCGAACTTTCCTCTCGCGTGTTTCTCCCGAAGGCCGCGAAGGCCAAATGTTCGGACTGTACGCCACCACCGGCCGCGCAGTGAGCTGGATGGCTCCCACGGCATTTGGTCTCTTTGTCTCCCTACTGGGTGCCGATCGTGCGGGCATCATCGGCATCGGTCTCATCTTGGCGATTGGATGCGCGATGCTGGCGTTTGTAAAGGCACCAGGCGGGGCACGAACTGTACTGGGTAAACCTGGACAGCTTGGGTAG
- a CDS encoding MerR family transcriptional regulator, translating into MSELTVGRAAELLGISARTLRHWDDIGLLKPSFRTWGDYRLYTEDDLEVALEILVYRETGMPLKDIAAIVHEGASKVERLRRQQAHLQQQLARLRQMNDAVTTMLERNLTMAEKLENMGTKWQEYAEEAEARWGETPEWKQAQERGSGVDMAAVKREMADFAAALIDAAERDIQPGTAEAVELVNRHRAQIEQWYDCSREKQVCLARMYVADERFHEAYAGRQEYLLALVEAQAALEGVDLANIQWR; encoded by the coding sequence GTGAGCGAATTAACTGTTGGCAGAGCGGCGGAGCTCCTGGGAATTTCCGCCCGCACGTTGCGCCATTGGGATGACATAGGGTTGCTGAAACCTAGCTTTCGCACCTGGGGTGATTACCGGCTCTACACCGAGGATGATCTCGAAGTGGCGTTGGAAATCCTGGTCTACCGCGAAACTGGCATGCCGCTGAAGGACATCGCTGCGATCGTCCACGAGGGTGCGTCGAAGGTGGAGCGGCTGCGTCGCCAACAAGCGCATCTGCAACAGCAGCTCGCTCGCCTGCGTCAGATGAATGACGCTGTCACCACGATGTTGGAAAGGAACCTCACCATGGCTGAAAAGCTCGAGAACATGGGCACGAAGTGGCAAGAATATGCGGAAGAAGCCGAAGCAAGATGGGGAGAAACCCCGGAGTGGAAACAAGCGCAGGAGCGAGGCAGTGGCGTCGATATGGCGGCTGTGAAGCGTGAGATGGCTGATTTTGCCGCCGCGCTTATCGACGCCGCTGAGCGAGACATCCAACCTGGCACCGCCGAGGCAGTAGAACTGGTGAACCGTCACCGCGCCCAGATTGAACAGTGGTATGACTGCTCCCGAGAGAAGCAAGTGTGCCTTGCTCGGATGTATGTGGCAGACGAGCGCTTCCATGAGGCTTATGCCGGTCGGCAGGAGTATCTGTTGGCTTTGGTGGAGGCGCAGGCAGCACTGGAAGGAGTGGATTTGGCCAATATTCAGTGGCGCTAA
- a CDS encoding response regulator transcription factor, with amino-acid sequence MSDPSVKVLVVDDEPNIVELLTVSLKFQGFDVASASSGTEALRVAREFQPEAFILDVMLPGFDGFELLSKLRSEGFDGPVLYLTAKDAVENRIHGLTIGADDYVTKPFSLEEVITRLRVILRRGAVVSDGEKSSSVLTYADLVLNDDTHEVTKAGEIVELSPTEFNLLRYLMLNAEVVLSKAKILDNVWHYDFGGDGNVVESYISYLRRKIDTGETPLIQTVRGVGYVLRKPRQ; translated from the coding sequence ATGAGTGACCCAAGTGTGAAGGTACTCGTCGTAGATGACGAGCCGAACATCGTCGAGCTGTTGACTGTGAGCCTAAAGTTCCAGGGCTTTGACGTTGCCTCTGCCTCCTCCGGCACTGAGGCGTTGCGGGTGGCGCGAGAATTCCAGCCAGAGGCCTTCATTCTCGATGTCATGCTCCCCGGATTCGACGGTTTCGAGCTGTTGTCCAAGCTGCGCTCCGAGGGATTCGATGGGCCAGTGCTGTACCTGACCGCGAAGGATGCGGTGGAAAATCGTATCCATGGCCTGACCATCGGTGCCGACGATTACGTAACCAAGCCTTTTTCCCTGGAAGAGGTCATCACTCGTCTCCGCGTGATCTTGCGACGCGGCGCCGTAGTCTCTGACGGCGAAAAGTCCAGCTCGGTCCTCACCTATGCTGACCTCGTCCTCAATGACGATACTCATGAGGTGACCAAGGCCGGCGAGATTGTCGAGCTCTCCCCGACAGAATTCAACCTGCTGCGTTACCTGATGCTCAATGCCGAAGTCGTGCTCAGCAAGGCAAAGATTCTGGACAACGTTTGGCACTACGATTTCGGTGGCGACGGCAATGTGGTGGAATCCTACATCTCCTACTTGCGCCGCAAGATCGACACCGGCGAAACCCCGCTGATTCAGACCGTGCGCGGCGTGGGCTACGTCTTGCGCAAGCCACGCCAGTAG
- a CDS encoding sensor histidine kinase, with product MTHLSQNIPLRTWLVLIVVIISGCGLGASAVVVSSIMRDFTITRVDQDLLKASQGWATRNDFLRPDPSSARPPSDFYVQKMYSDGSRIIVNDSESAPDLSNVQLDSDPVTVGQANPESGGVRWRVVARYQDGVSTVVALNLGREDRMIEQLIVTQVTIGVLVLVVLALIAYFVVQSSLRPLRDVKQTAVAIAGGDLDRRVPTLSTKTEVGQLSVALNAMLGQLQKSVEEAHAQEKKMRRFVGDASHELRTPLTSLRGYTELYRSGAMPDADKVLTKISDEAGRMSYLVEDLLSLTRAEESPTDFKEVDAFDLAVGVASSLRVAHPNRKIVVFNRTEDVPLVSADPQKIHRVVANLVNNALIHGGPEAAVEIEVSETPEHICINVKDNGIGMSPEDTEHVFERFYRSDASRSRATGGSGLGLAIVKSIVTAHNGTVTVESELGKGTAFSVCLPRLVPMRK from the coding sequence ATGACCCACCTTTCCCAAAACATCCCACTGCGCACCTGGCTGGTGCTCATCGTGGTGATCATCTCAGGCTGCGGCCTGGGGGCGAGCGCAGTAGTGGTGAGTTCCATCATGCGGGACTTCACCATTACTCGCGTCGATCAGGATCTGCTCAAGGCGTCGCAGGGCTGGGCCACGCGCAATGATTTCTTGCGCCCAGACCCTTCCAGTGCCCGGCCGCCGAGCGATTTCTATGTGCAAAAGATGTATTCGGATGGCTCGAGGATCATTGTTAACGACTCCGAAAGCGCCCCGGATCTGAGCAACGTGCAACTGGATTCGGATCCGGTCACCGTCGGCCAGGCCAACCCGGAAAGCGGTGGCGTCCGGTGGCGTGTTGTCGCCCGCTACCAGGACGGTGTCTCCACTGTGGTGGCGCTGAATTTGGGGCGCGAGGATCGCATGATTGAGCAGCTCATCGTCACTCAGGTGACCATCGGTGTGCTGGTGCTGGTGGTGCTCGCTCTGATCGCGTACTTCGTGGTGCAGTCGTCGCTCAGGCCACTGCGCGATGTGAAACAAACTGCCGTCGCTATCGCCGGCGGTGACCTAGATAGGCGCGTGCCGACCCTCTCTACCAAGACCGAGGTGGGTCAGCTGTCCGTTGCGCTGAATGCCATGCTCGGCCAGCTGCAAAAATCCGTGGAGGAAGCGCATGCGCAGGAAAAGAAGATGCGCCGCTTCGTAGGGGACGCGTCGCATGAATTGCGCACGCCGCTCACCTCGCTGCGTGGCTACACCGAGCTCTATCGCTCTGGAGCGATGCCGGATGCCGACAAAGTACTGACCAAGATTTCTGACGAAGCAGGGCGCATGAGCTATCTGGTGGAAGACCTGCTTTCCCTCACTCGTGCGGAAGAAAGCCCCACTGATTTCAAAGAGGTTGACGCCTTCGACCTTGCCGTCGGGGTTGCCTCCTCGCTGCGCGTTGCTCACCCCAACCGAAAAATCGTTGTTTTCAACCGGACTGAGGATGTGCCACTTGTTAGCGCGGATCCGCAAAAGATTCATCGAGTAGTCGCAAACCTCGTAAACAACGCCCTCATTCACGGCGGGCCAGAGGCGGCAGTGGAAATCGAGGTTTCCGAAACGCCTGAGCATATCTGTATCAACGTCAAGGACAACGGCATTGGGATGAGCCCCGAAGACACTGAGCACGTCTTTGAGCGTTTCTACCGCTCTGATGCTTCACGTTCCCGCGCCACGGGCGGATCCGGGCTGGGCTTGGCGATTGTCAAGTCGATTGTGACCGCACACAACGGCACTGTCACGGTTGAATCAGAACTGGGCAAAGGCACCGCTTTTAGCGTGTGCCTGCCACGGCTCGTTCCAATGCGGAAATAA
- a CDS encoding esterase/lipase family protein produces MVVLHGTLGSPGNFERLAQELAARGRRVVGFEYGDRGTGDLEASTAEVTEFLGQFELVDVIAHSLGGLMALRASHHHGGGKIRILIGLGASWRGLPERWYKNLLGNIAGPAFAQLMQRFEASVPEGTTVISIISDADTVVPRSSSTLGEVIEVHGVHHAHIPNQTDVIISALERAVAGTR; encoded by the coding sequence GTGGTCGTCCTCCACGGCACGTTGGGCTCGCCCGGCAATTTCGAGCGCCTCGCCCAAGAGTTGGCCGCGCGCGGCCGCCGCGTCGTCGGCTTCGAATATGGAGACCGCGGCACCGGGGACCTAGAGGCGAGCACCGCTGAGGTTACGGAGTTTTTGGGGCAGTTTGAGCTTGTCGACGTCATCGCCCACTCCCTCGGTGGACTCATGGCATTACGCGCTTCCCATCATCACGGCGGGGGCAAGATTCGCATCCTCATTGGCCTGGGCGCCTCGTGGCGTGGCTTGCCTGAGCGCTGGTATAAAAACTTGCTGGGAAATATCGCAGGCCCGGCTTTCGCCCAGCTCATGCAGCGTTTTGAGGCATCAGTTCCAGAAGGAACAACGGTCATTTCGATTATTTCCGATGCCGACACGGTGGTGCCCCGCTCATCGAGCACACTCGGCGAAGTGATTGAGGTGCATGGTGTCCACCATGCACATATCCCCAATCAGACTGACGTGATTATTTCCGCATTGGAACGAGCCGTGGCAGGCACACGCTAA
- a CDS encoding HIT family protein, whose translation MSSVFTKIINGELPGRFVYRDDKVVAFLTIEPLAYGHTLVVPVEEVDKWTDLSPELWGHLNLVAQKVGQAIIEAFGSQRAGYIIAGFDVPHTHIHVFPTNAMGDYDFRKAMAMDATDPKLMDDAAEKIKAALASA comes from the coding sequence ATGAGTAGCGTATTCACCAAAATCATTAACGGCGAGCTGCCTGGGCGTTTTGTGTACCGCGATGACAAGGTAGTCGCCTTCCTAACCATTGAACCGCTGGCTTACGGCCACACCCTTGTGGTGCCAGTGGAAGAAGTGGATAAGTGGACTGATCTCTCCCCTGAGCTGTGGGGCCATCTGAACTTGGTCGCACAGAAGGTGGGACAGGCCATCATCGAGGCGTTTGGTTCCCAGCGTGCGGGCTACATCATCGCTGGCTTTGATGTCCCGCATACCCACATCCATGTCTTTCCTACCAATGCCATGGGCGACTATGACTTCCGTAAGGCGATGGCCATGGATGCCACTGATCCGAAGTTGATGGATGATGCTGCCGAGAAGATCAAGGCTGCTCTGGCTTCCGCGTAG
- the purD gene encoding phosphoribosylamine--glycine ligase: MRILVIGSGAREHALLLGLSKDPAVTELHVVPGNAGMSALATLHEGKVDSPAEMTQLATSLGADLVVVGPEIPLVAGVADALREADINVFGPSKEAAQIEGSKAFAKDVMSAAGVKTAHAEIVAPGASEEEIDAALDRFGPIWVVKDDGLAGGKGVVVSEDRAAAREHVVAVHELGNPVLLESYLDGPEVSLFCLVDGETVVPLLPAQDHKRVRDNDEGPNTGGMGAYTPLPWLPEDGVQRIVDEVCVPVAKEMVRRGTPYSGLLYAGLAWGKDGIAVVEFNCRFGDPETQAVLALLKTPLGVLLNSVATGTLAEQPPLEWEDGYALTVVLAASGYPESPRTGDEITGAESAQVLHAGTALKEGKLISAGGRVLNVIGTGATLADARDSAYAVIKDIALDGAHYRSDIALPAVEGRISI, from the coding sequence ATGCGCATTCTTGTAATCGGCTCGGGCGCCCGAGAGCACGCCCTCCTGCTTGGACTGTCCAAGGACCCTGCTGTTACTGAACTCCACGTTGTTCCCGGTAATGCGGGGATGTCCGCGCTGGCGACATTGCACGAAGGCAAAGTCGATTCGCCCGCCGAAATGACCCAGCTTGCCACCTCTCTTGGCGCGGACCTCGTGGTGGTTGGCCCTGAGATACCGCTGGTGGCCGGTGTAGCCGACGCCCTACGCGAGGCGGACATCAACGTCTTCGGACCTTCCAAGGAAGCCGCCCAGATCGAGGGATCAAAGGCCTTTGCCAAGGATGTTATGTCCGCAGCTGGTGTGAAGACCGCCCACGCGGAGATTGTCGCGCCGGGAGCTTCTGAAGAGGAAATCGACGCAGCTCTCGACCGCTTTGGACCCATCTGGGTGGTCAAAGATGACGGTCTGGCCGGCGGTAAGGGCGTGGTCGTGTCTGAGGATCGCGCGGCAGCCCGCGAGCATGTTGTCGCTGTTCATGAGCTTGGCAACCCGGTACTGCTCGAGTCCTACCTCGATGGCCCCGAGGTTTCCCTGTTCTGCCTTGTCGACGGCGAAACCGTTGTGCCACTGCTCCCAGCACAAGACCACAAGCGTGTCCGCGACAATGACGAGGGCCCGAACACCGGTGGCATGGGTGCCTACACCCCGCTGCCATGGCTGCCGGAAGACGGCGTGCAGCGCATCGTCGACGAGGTCTGCGTGCCAGTGGCCAAGGAAATGGTGCGTCGCGGCACCCCATACTCCGGCCTGTTGTACGCAGGTCTGGCGTGGGGCAAGGATGGCATCGCCGTGGTCGAATTCAACTGTCGCTTCGGTGACCCGGAGACCCAGGCGGTTCTCGCGCTGCTCAAAACTCCACTCGGCGTGCTGTTAAATTCAGTGGCCACCGGCACCCTCGCCGAGCAGCCACCACTTGAGTGGGAAGACGGCTACGCGCTCACCGTCGTGCTCGCCGCCAGCGGCTACCCAGAAAGTCCACGCACCGGCGACGAGATCACCGGCGCCGAGTCCGCCCAGGTACTGCACGCTGGCACCGCACTGAAAGAGGGCAAACTCATCTCTGCGGGCGGCCGCGTCCTCAACGTAATCGGCACTGGGGCAACGCTTGCCGACGCCCGTGACTCCGCCTACGCTGTAATCAAGGATATTGCCCTCGACGGCGCTCACTACCGCTCTGATATCGCGCTGCCAGCTGTGGAAGGGCGAATTTCCATCTAG
- a CDS encoding TrkH family potassium uptake protein, with protein sequence MSPAQLVAVSFLLLILFGTALLLLPISRSGPQSPEFMTALFTATSAVCLTGLNVVDTATYWSHFGQAVIILLIQIGGLGIMTLATVASYLLMGRMGVRGRLNAAAEMRGRDLGEVKTVILGTLGFSISFELIIAVVLTLRFYFGYGMGPGASVWEGTFHAVSAFNNAGFGLASTNLVPYVKDAGIILPIAFGIIIGGLGFPVLLELRHRLRTRTTLPISLTMRFTFWGTGVLLVVGTLGTAVFEWNGALAHLEAGPALMAAFFHSVSSRTAGFNSIDLSNLHDSTLMMTDVLMVIGGGSGGTAGGVKVTTIAVLVAVLISEIRGDTEVLVAGRRIPNRIVRQAMAVLMATSLILLISILTLQVLMPQFAAHQIVFECISAFATVGLTTGITPQLPDFAQLWLVCLMYAGRVGPITLVAALAARQSKRLYKFPVERPFIG encoded by the coding sequence ATGAGCCCAGCGCAGCTGGTCGCAGTCAGTTTCCTGCTGCTCATCCTCTTTGGCACGGCATTGCTGCTGCTGCCGATTTCTCGCAGCGGCCCGCAGAGCCCGGAATTTATGACGGCGTTGTTTACCGCGACATCGGCGGTGTGCCTGACGGGTCTCAACGTGGTGGATACCGCTACGTACTGGTCGCATTTCGGCCAAGCAGTGATTATTTTGCTGATTCAGATCGGCGGTTTGGGCATAATGACGCTGGCCACCGTGGCCAGCTACCTATTGATGGGCCGGATGGGCGTGCGAGGCAGGCTCAACGCCGCTGCAGAAATGCGTGGCCGTGACCTGGGCGAGGTGAAGACGGTCATCCTCGGCACGCTCGGGTTTTCCATCTCATTTGAGCTCATCATCGCTGTTGTACTCACCCTGCGCTTCTACTTTGGTTATGGGATGGGGCCTGGAGCCAGTGTGTGGGAGGGCACGTTCCACGCTGTCTCAGCGTTCAATAACGCTGGCTTTGGTCTTGCGAGCACCAACCTCGTCCCTTACGTCAAAGATGCCGGGATCATCCTGCCGATCGCCTTCGGCATCATCATCGGCGGCCTGGGTTTCCCGGTGTTGCTGGAACTGCGTCACCGCCTGCGTACGAGGACAACCCTTCCCATCTCTTTGACCATGCGGTTCACGTTCTGGGGCACCGGCGTTCTGCTGGTGGTTGGTACCCTCGGGACCGCGGTGTTCGAGTGGAATGGGGCCCTCGCACACCTGGAAGCGGGGCCGGCTCTGATGGCCGCTTTCTTCCATTCGGTTTCCTCCCGCACAGCGGGATTCAATTCCATCGACCTGTCCAACCTCCACGATTCCACACTGATGATGACTGACGTCCTCATGGTCATCGGTGGTGGCTCGGGTGGTACGGCCGGTGGTGTCAAGGTGACCACTATCGCAGTGCTGGTGGCGGTGCTGATCTCTGAGATCCGAGGCGACACCGAAGTTCTCGTGGCCGGGCGTCGTATTCCGAACCGAATCGTCCGCCAAGCCATGGCGGTACTCATGGCCACTTCACTAATTTTGCTCATTTCGATCCTTACCCTCCAAGTACTGATGCCGCAGTTCGCCGCGCACCAAATCGTGTTCGAGTGCATCAGCGCTTTCGCCACCGTGGGGCTTACCACCGGTATCACCCCGCAGCTTCCCGACTTCGCTCAGCTTTGGCTCGTCTGCCTGATGTATGCGGGTCGCGTCGGCCCAATCACTTTGGTCGCGGCGTTGGCCGCGCGGCAGAGCAAGCGTCTGTACAAGTTCCCAGTAGAAAGGCCGTTCATTGGTTAA